One window from the genome of Salvia splendens isolate huo1 chromosome 9, SspV2, whole genome shotgun sequence encodes:
- the LOC121747141 gene encoding transmembrane 9 superfamily member 12-like — MLSFFRAMAFPSISRRKSCTFFAYLILIFQACNGFYLPGSYMHTYSPGEEIFAKVNSLTSIETELPFSYYSLPYCKPQGGIKKSAENLGELLMGDQIDNSPYRFRMNVNESLYLCTTPELSENDVKLLKQRTRDLYQVNMILDNLPAMRFTNQNGVKIQWTGYPVGYTPQNSNDDYIINHLKFKVLIHEYEGAGVEIIGTGEEGMGVISEADKKKASGFEIVGFEVVPCSVKYDPEKMTKLHRFDTVPSVSCPQEIGNSQIIREHERVTFTYDVEFVKSDIRWPSRWDAYLKMEGARVHWFSILNSLMVIFFLAGIVFVIFLRTVRRDLTRYEELDKEAQAQMNEELSGWKLVVGDVFREPSHSKLLCVMVGDGVQITGMAVVTIVFAALGFMSPASRGMLLTGMILLYLFLGIAAGYVGVRMWTTIKGTSTEWRSVSWSIACFFPGIVFVILTFLNFILWGSKSTGAIPLSLYFILLALWFCISVPLTLLGGHLGTRAEPIQLPVRTNQIPREIPARKYPSWLLVLGAGTLPFGTLFIELFFILSSIWLGRFYYVFGFLLVVLLLLVIVCAEVSVVLTYMHLCVEDWMWWWKAFYASGSVALYVFLYSINYLVFDLQSLSGPVSATLYLGYSLIMAIAIMLSTGTIGLLTSFYFVHYLFSSVKID, encoded by the coding sequence ATGCTTTCCTTCTTTCGAGCAATGGCGTTCCCTTCAATTTCAAGAAGGAAATCATGCACTTTTTTCGCGTACTTGATTCTTATATTCCAAGCCTGCAATGGTTTCTATCTACCTGGAAGCTATATGCATACATATTCACCAGGAGAGGAGATTTTTGCCAAAGTGAATTCTTTGACCTCCATTGAAACTGAGCTTCCCTTCAGCTATTACAGTCTACCTTACTGCAAGCCTCAAGGAGGAATTAAAAAAAGTGCTGAGAATCTCGGTGAGCTGCTAATGGGAGATCAGATTGACAACTCTCCATATCGATTCCGCATGAATGTCAATGAGTCTCTCTACCTGTGCACCACTCCTGAATTGAGTGAAAATGATGTAAAGCTTCTAAAACAAAGAACTCGGGATCTGTATCAAGTGAACATGATACTTGATAACTTACCTGCTATGAGGTTTACCAACCAAAATGGGGTTAAAATTCAATGGACTGGCTACCCAGTTGGTTATACTCCTCAAAACAGTAATGATGATTACATCATTAACCATCTCAAGTTTAAGGTATTAATTCATGAGTATGAAGGGGCTGGTGTGGAGATAATTGGCACAGGTGAAGAAGGTATGGGTGTCATTTCAGAAGCTGACAAAAAGAAGGCTTCAGGATTTGAGATTGTTGGTTTTGAGGTTGTCCCTTGTAGTGTTAAATACGACCCTGAGAAGATGACTAAGCTCCACAGGTTTGATACTGTTCCATCTGTCAGCTGTCCACAGGAGATTGGCAACTCTCAGATTATAAGGGAACACGAGAGGGTGACCTTTACATATGACGTGGAGTTTGTAAAAAGCGACATCAGATGGCCATCTCGGTGGGATGCCTACCTGAAGATGGAAGGTGCCCGTGTGCACTGGTTCTCAATTCTAAACTCACTGATGGTGATTTTCTTCTTGGCAGGCATTGTTTTTGTCATATTTTTGAGAACAGTGAGAAGGGATCTGACAAGGTATGAAGAGCTGGACAAAGAGGCTCAGGCCCAGATGAATGAGGAGCTTTCCGGATGGAAGCTTGTGGTTGGTGATGTTTTCAGAGAGCCTTCCCATTCGAAGTTACTCTGTGTGATGGTTGGAGATGGGGTTCAGATTACCGGGATGGCTGTTGTCACTATTGTCTTTGCAGCTCTTGGTTTCATGTCACCAGCTTCACGAGGCATGCTGTTGACTGGCATGATATTACTTTATCTCTTCCTCGGTATTGCTGCTGGTTATGTCGGTGTGAGAATGTGGACAACTATTAAAGGCACATCTACAGAGTGGAGATCAGTTTCTTGGTCAATAGCTTGCTTCTTCCCTGGAATCGTTTTTGTTATATTGACTTTCTTGAACTTTATCCTTTGGGGAAGTAAGAGTACTGGGGCTATTCCTCTTTCCTTGTACTTTATACTCTTGGCACTCTGGTTCTGCATCTCAGTGCCCCTCACTCTCTTGGGCGGACACTTAGGCACACGAGCTGAACCTATTCAGTTACCTGTGCGCACTAACCAGATCCCTAGAGAGATTCCTGCGCGCAAATATCCCTCATGGCTTCTCGTTCTTGGTGCTGGAACTCTTCCCTTCGGAACCCTCTTCATTGAGCTTTTCTTCATCCTTTCTAGCATCTGGCTTGGGAGGTTCTACTATGTCTTCGGCTTCTTGCTTGTCGTTCTGTTGTTGCTAGTGATAGTTTGCGCAGAAGTATCTGTTGTCCTGACCTACATGCATCTATGCGTTGAGGATTGGATGTGGTGGTGGAAAGCATTCTATGCCTCTGGTTCTGTTGCACTCTACGTATTCTTGTACTCCATCAACTATCTAGTCTTTGACCTCCAAAGTCTGAGTGGACCAGTGTCGGCTACACTTTATCTCGGGTACTCACTGATAATGGCAATCGCGATCATGCTCTCTACGGGCACCATTGGCTTACTTACTTCGTTCTACTTTGTTCATTACCTCTTTTCGTCAGTGAAGATTGATTGA